In the genome of Carettochelys insculpta isolate YL-2023 chromosome 25, ASM3395843v1, whole genome shotgun sequence, the window GGGCTTGGCTGTGAGACAGCCTTCATGCCCCAGGGCTTAGGTACCCGTGTACATGCTCACTCTCCAAGTGTGGAGGATAgccttaggcacctaaatcccttcGCAGCTCTAGCCTCCCGCTGGAGCTTTATGTTAATTAGGAAGCTAATTCTTATGGATTCCATTGAAACTTTAGAGCACACATCGCTCTGAGGATCCAGACCTTGGGCTCTCTGGGTCTTAGTGCTACTcttcccattgtacagatggggaactacCTTGTCTCAGACAGGGGTGGGAGGGTCCATATATTGGAGTTTGTGAGGTACCAGCTCCTATGGGAAAGGAGAACATTTAAGTACCATGGAGAGGTTTTCCACAGTCCACATGAGTGAGGAGTCCTGGGTTGGGGACACCTTACACCATTGAATGACTATCCCAGGAGCAAGGCAAAGTGAATGAGGCCTGCTGATTCCACAAGCAGCAGTGAGCCCATGGAATTCAGTATAGCTTTGTTCAAGGCTCAGCACTGCTGCTTAAAGCTCAGTGTTTGGGGTACTTTTTTCAGCACCCATGTTGAGTTGTACAATAATTAAGATTGAATTTAGTTTAGTACATTAGAAAAATTCAAGTTCATCACTAAAGTGCTTCGTTCACTGCCATGGATAAAAGCCCCTTTGGCATTTCACTGAAACAAAGCAGTCCCAGGCACCAGCACCTCCAAACCAGGTGGATTTTCCAACCTGGGAGGTGATTGCCCACAATGTGGACAGAAGTTACTTTGAGATTGTGAAATATGTTAACTGCAGCAATGCagtgcctctccctccctccctccccctattGATGGAGCCTGTAATGATAGCAGATGTCACAttccctccttcaagcaggatctgcACTAAATTTTgacaacctctagggatgcaaGAAAACTAAAAATAGAGCATTAAATATAATCTGGAGATGTGCACATTTACATATCGTTTCTTCCTCCTTTAGATGCTCCGGCAGGGACTTTCAAGACGATCGCATAAGTATTCTTATCCTTAAAAAAAAGTCGAGCAGTGAGTACGAAATCTCAGGTGAGTGATTATAATAACTGCAGAGACCTTGGGAAATAACACCCAATTATTGGTGCCAATTTattaaattttcattaaaaagtgTCTTGATCCCAATTGATGAGATAATCCTCCACTGCACGAGGGGGGAGGCTGCCACAGAGCCTTTGTTCTTCAATCACTACTTTCCATTTTGTGTTACAATATTTCTAAACTATGGATTCAGGAAAAAGTGACAGCCACAGTGCTGAATTCTGTCAGGTTCTAGCCCCACAGAAgtgttctctttttaaaaacctctaagttTAGTGCATAAGAAACTAACTAAAAAGTCATGACAAGGGGAGAACTTTCTGGCATGTCAGTTAAACTTCTAATAGGAACTAGACTGAAATTGACCCAGTCAATTGGCAAAGGGCACCAGAGAGATACAAATATTAGATCCACCTGACCTGGATTAGACTAGTGAGCTAGACCAGAAAGAACCTGGACCTGACCCCACCAACACCTCCTCTCGCATGCTTAGCAGGTGCCCTGTGAACTGGGGGCAAAATGCCAACACTCCACTAGATAACACGCCCGTTTTGCATGCCTATAAAGTGACAAAGCAATGGCTAAAAAATGGAGAAGCAGGCATGTGTATGGCATTACCAGCCCTGAATCTTTCCCATTCTAACAACTATTTAATAGTCTTTTCCCCTTGATTTTCTTCATTGTTTCCCAGGTGTAAATCTAATAATACATTGCACTCTTATAGCATCTTTTCAGCCAGGACTCTCAAGCCACTTTACAAACATGCCGTAACTGCCAACACACCTCCCCCATTACAAAGGGAAGCTGTGGCACATGGGATGGGATCCATGAAGGTACTTAGGTGTCTAAACCCcagatttaggcatctaaatccaCGTTTAGCTTCACTGCAACCCATAGCACTGAACATTGTTGGTGCCTAAACTCACTCAGCACCTAACTTTTCAGTCAAAGTTGCTGCCTCCTTCTAGGCATGCAGATGCCTACCTCATGCCTATGCCCCAGCACAATTTACAGAGCACAACAAGATAGGCATCCAGCTGCCTAAGTCACGTGTGAGACCCAGTCCAGCAGATGTGCTCACGGGCCACCTACTGGAGGACTGGACCTGGGCTCTCCTTCCTCCCGAGCAGATGCCCAGATCACTGCATTAGTCATTCCCACTAAGTCTCTTTGGCTCAATGACTGTTCTGCTGTGGATAAACACTTAGTCATTGGATCAGAGAAAGAACGATTCCATTGTCCAGTTCAGCCCAGTCTTGTGAGGCAGGAGACCCCACGGCTAATCCCCTTGCTCTAGACCTGAGGACGGAGGGCAAGAGCAAACCTGGAGAAGGTGGAGCACAGCAGAAGTGACAGGGGATGCAGCACACATCTTTGGTGTTTGCTCCTATAGTCCCTTGCCTattctgttctctttgggggACAGTTTGGAAACAGTAATCCTACCATGCAGCCAGTAACTGGCATGCTTCAAGCAATGGgctttttgcttttaaaactAATATTTgcaaaactaaaacaaacaagcaaacaaaaaggtTTTCTGTGGCTTACCAGATCACAACAAACTTACAAGAGAAGCTCAGTGTTTTTACCCATCCAAATGAGTCTATGCCAATGACAGACCGAGCCAGCAGGTCTGCACACAGGCTCAAAAAGATAAAAAAATCACATGGGGTCCAGGTGAATTTTGAAAATATGAtgtttattaaacaaaaataaatctacTGTcattgttgacaaaaatgccattCACCTGCATCTAGCCTGGCAGTCAGGATGCTGGCAGGTCTAATAGCACTAGATTTCTTCCCTGGGGCTCATTGCATCCTGAGCTAGTTCCTTCATTCTTCTCATGGTCTCTCTTACCCTGTATCCCCTGTAGGTGGCCTGGATTTTTGTGGCAGCTTTATCTTCTATTTCATGAGTGCTTGTTTTGTAGACTCCACCTTTGTCAAGCTCCTTcattaaagaaataaaatcacAGAGGAGATGGCTTCTTAATCAGCGGACAGACTGATTATTTGTTTGTAGTAAAAATTAATGCCTAAGATATAGTACACCTGCATAGTGTGCAGCCCCTGAAAACTGCTGCTTCCCAAAGGCATTTTGGAAGCTGTGTGTGAGCCAAAGGTTCTGTGGGAAAGAAGATGTGTTGTCATCTTTAAAATCTTTTTGCAACAGATCTAATCATCACTGGGGTTGTTTTTAGTGCCAAATCTTGAGGTCCTTACTCAGGCAGAACTTTCTCCGACTAGCTGGTAATGTTGTCTGAGTAAGAACATTATGATTTGGTTCTTATTTAAATACCAACCGCTCATTCCAGAGCGCTCTGCCGTGAGAGACTAATGATGCCATTAATCTAGCAGCATTTGCCAAAGTTACTCCTTGGTGGTATGTGACACCATAGTTTTTTCCTACTAAGTATGGGGGCAAATGATGGCCTCTTAGATTCCCAGGGAGTGTTGGCAAATGTTGATTTCTAAAAATGCTGAGCATTGTAAACACATTATCAAGCATGAAAAAGACTGAGTTATTGGGCAGAGGGACAGCAAAAGATAGACCAATTTTCAGCGGGAAACACAAATCAGACTCCCCAGCACCCAACAGGGTgccccagctgggaaagggagTCAAATACAACACCAAGTTGCAGTTACACCATTACGTTCATCAATTAGCTGGGGAAAATTATTTCATTAGCTCAGTGATCTAGAAATTAAAATTCAGAGTGGGAAAGGATGGGCACAGATCTCCACCCTAAAGTCAAATCCTCTGCACATAAATGCCAATGGAACACACCCCAGGTGACACTCTACTGAAAAGTTCCCTCATAGCTGAATGAGACTCAAGGCTTCTTTTGGCCGAAGTGTGACTCTGGGAAATTACATGAGAGGGGAGCATCCTAAGCCAGCTGGAACAAAATTCCTCTCTTCAAATCATGTAGAAAGAGATGCCCCGGAACTGATGTAACACTTCCCACTCCTGCCTGGCCATCTGGACTTGCATGCAAGATGCAGCGCCAGCAGAATCATCTGCACACACCGTGACAGGTTACTTACCAACTCCATGGGATCTGTCTTTGACTCCTTAACCTCTTCTTGCAAAGACACAGCCTCCTGTAAGagaaatgggaaaaataaaagtttaacCAACCCTTACTTGACAATAAGAGAGAGCTCCAGTCCGAGTCTCCTTACAGGCTGCTCCAGAACAAGCCTCTCAAATGGAAGTTCAGCTTCTCCCCATCTGTGtgagtctgtagttccctggtcCCATTGCTCAGTTTAAGCACTAATTCAACTTCCATCAAGGAGGATTTGCGAAGTCTGGATTTCACCTGGCATCTGGTTACCATTATTGGTAACAGTTTTAAGAGCACCCAAGAATGGGCAAAATACCCCACAACACAGATAAGACAGGACCCCTATCACACATTTTAAGTTAGCAGTGCTGCAGAAGAACGTGGCTGGAAAACAAACTAAAACCTTGATTCCTAGCTCCCCTAGTCAACAGACACATTAGGTCCCCTGGCAAGTTCATTTCCAAACACAGGGTAGGGTACTACCACTATGTACACTACAGCAGAATCTTACAGGTATCATGCATCCCACTTAGCTCAGTCTCTGCCCTGGATGGGAGCTAGGGTAATATATGTTGCATAAGAACTGCCTTGCTTAGAGCCACGAAAAGACAGAAGTCATGTTATAGGACGCAGGTCATCAGCAGGGGGGTATCTTTCCTACTTTGTACCCATGCTTACTCAGAGGACAAATGTAGAGGTGGCGAGCCAGGTTAAGGACCTTGGCATTATTTCTGACCAAGATCATTTGCCTTGCTATTGTACAGTAGTATGTTATCCTACCACACTCTTCAGAGCAAAAGAATTATCTCAACAGCAACCTTCTAACTGAGGTTCCAACGGATTTGGTGAGATTTTGCTTTTTATTCCTGTAAACTGCGGGAAGAGCAGCAATCCCAGCCTACCTCAAAAGCTTTGTTGTTGTAGAATCTGTCGTCTAGTTTAGCCCCCCATTCTGCTGGGTCAAACCTGGattctgaaaataaatataaatattcttGTTTTATCATACAAATGTCAAGCTAGTAATTAAGACAGGAAGTTCCCCAGTCAAATTACAATCACTcagtggggtggcagcaggaTGTCAGGGAAACAAAGATGATAGATTCAGAACAGAAGCAGCCTGGGATGTGAGAAAAAGAAATGCTATTTTCTGCACAGCCAGCAGGCGAGAGTAAAGGCCCTGCCAGTTAAGGAATGCCAGGCAGCCATGGTTCTAGGAACAGTCCCATGACAAAAGGGAGCAAAATCCCACTGGAGTATCTAACATCTAGGGACAGAGCCTCattttcccacccctgagctaaataaattttgctatgtgtgtcggggatttttatctctaggacatacaagcctctggctgaggtaaaatctatacagggacatggacaaactaaaagcttatagGCCACCATTTTGTGGCCCCACCTACGGCCATTTTGGGGCAGTTAGCTCTCCTGGTAACTTGAATCCATGAAGCTAGGATTCAAACAGAGCCCTCTGATTGGTCAAAGGGAGCAggcttctgccagcttccagaacctTCCGCCGAGAGAGAGGACCTGATTGAGAACTAGAACACACATCATGAATATGGAAATTACCTTATGAATAATCATGTAAACTCCCTATAaatccagggctctcagcccattTGGGGTCATTCTGCCTCACCTTCCTGGACTGGACACTTACTCTGAGAAAACTACAAGCAAGACTTTTACAGCATTCTGATCAGAGGTGCAGAGAAAATCACTGTGAGAGCAACCGTCTAGGTGGCTCTGTTAGAGCTAAATCACTGTGGCAACCCTTCCTCTGGGGggggctctgcctcagagctgaaaaatcactgtggcaaccttttttttctgggggggggACTGCCTTagagctgaaaaatcactgtGGCAGGCATGGGTGGCCTTGCCGAAGAGCTGTATAATCACTGTGGCTTTAGGGCTGAAGCGTTGCTGCTATGCTCACTCTTCAGAGGGGGTGTTGTTCTGAGCTGCTAAAATCACCGAGCTATCTACTGCTAAGCAGCACAGCTAAAAGAGCTTATCACTGCTGCTTTGGCTCCCTATAAGGGGAAGCAAGGAGCAGTGAAACGGTGCTGCCAAACAAGCACCTCTACCCACCCCAGCACCGCGTTTGCatctaggagcggcaagtgggtccTGCGGCATACccaccaggtggcgaactggcccgtggctctgGCTACGGGTACTGCGTGCCTGGTGAGGGAAACCTAGGACCCACCAACATCATCGCTACTCCACCTGCCATGCCAACGCACACAAGCAGCACTGGTGCTGGGgtacttcctgacaacaccagaTTGGACACCATCTCACAGGACACGTAATTTGATTAGGCCTATGGTATAGCCGGGCCATAAACACCGTATTAGGACTGGGTGGGGTTTGGAGGTTATCTAAGGGCAAAAGGACCCGGTAGTCTCTGCCACTACCCATTTGGGCCAGGAGTAGCACCCCgccccaggtctcccttccctccttccaTTTCTCTCTTTTTAATGAATCTGTTTTCTTTTGCGGAGAAATAAACATACTACCCACAGGTTCCCAGGAAGGATCACACATCCATTGTTGTAAGTTAGAATATAGTTGAAAATAGAGTAGTtgaactggtttatgtgtttgtgttgctgttgtgtttttgCCTGTTAGTGTGAATAAGTTTCTTGTTACACTTTAAACCAGTGTTGTCGTCTTCTCTCTGactgggtgcctgcctgctagggAATGGGCGAaccttaggtggagttccattgcccTTTGGTGACTGCGTTACTCCTGCCAGTGGGTAGTGAGATTCCCCCTTCCTCAaagaccctgggttctggccccggctCGCCTGCACGTTAATTGGCTCCCATGTCACGGGGGGGGGGAAACCACTGGGCGCTGGcaatgtgcaccaatatggagacaATATGCAAAACgtcaccttcatattggtgcacataccaaaactcctgtggggatggggtgaggccaaggggcTCTGCGAGTGGGGGAGAGCTTGGAAATGAGGCACACGACTGAGTTGCAGGTAGCTGCACAGCAAGGGAACTTAGCACAGGAGAGTcagtgggctggcagggctgtacCAAGAGAGGCCTCTGCTGGCACAGCACGAAACAATTTGAATTCACTAGTGCCTGTCACAACCCAGTTTCCTCCCATGAGGAAATGGGTGGTGACCAAACAAAATGGACTGCTGCATGTCCAAGGGGGaccagcacatgtagacatagctattccTAGAGCAACAAGCCAATTAATCTTGGGGCCAGTGGGGGACCCTCACCCCAAGTTAAAGGGGTTTGCCTTACAGCCCTGAGGTATGGATCTCACCTCCCAACCATGATGACTGGACACTGAGGGATGCACTCTCTTTCTCCATGGATATTGCCTGCTGGCAAGTTTTTTTGTGCACAATAACCCCCATAAGTCATTTACTTATAACTTACATAATTTGTTCTACATTAAAAATATACTAAGTGGAAACCATAGTGAGACTGAATAGTTTTGAGCCACCCTCTTCATCCCAGAAACAAACACGTTAAGAAAATGAGACCACTTCTTCCAGCCTCCCCTTTTCTAAGGGGCGACTGAGAACATTAGTTATCAGCTCATGACTTAGAAAGGCAGGGTGGAAAACGGGGGAGAGAAATTATGTAGGAGGGAggaaaaacatgttttaaatggAAGAAACTGCAGTAGAGAAAATGGACACGTGGAGAGCGGGGCTGTGAAACCCAGGACGCAATCACTCACTCGTGTGCCGTAACTAATGTCAGGCTCCCTAACAGCCACTCGGGGGAGACGAGCTGTCTCCAGACCGGTTTGACAGGCAGGCCCGTGGGGAGCAGGCCGGGATGCCCCGCACGGGAGCCCGTCAGGTGCACCGGGGTGCgcggccggccggccggcgggAAGTAAAGTTTAACTCTCCAGGGGGGAGCGGGGAAAACGGGGGCTGAACCCCGTGTCTCCGGTCACACGCGGGGAGCGGAATTCAGAGCCCTGACTCGGGCCTGTGCACCAAGCCCCCGACAGGCCGAAGGGCCCGACCCGGGCAGCGGCTCCCTCCCGCGTGACGCCGGGGGCGGCGGCTGCCCTCGCGGCTCGGGCCCCGCTCTCACTCACGCGCTcgttgctgcagcagctcctcgaAGTGCGCGGCTGCGAAGGCCGCGATGTGCTCGGGCTGCGCGCGCAGCACGGCTCGGGCCAGGCCTTCCAGCAGGCTGGCAAAGCCCCGGGGAACGCGCAGGGGGGTGTTGGAGAAGGGGACAGACATGGCGCGGGGACACCCGCCTGCagagccggggcggggcggggcggggcgccgcTCGCTGCACCCCCTTAGCCCCTTGCCGGCTCACACTGGAGAGCTGCGGCTGCGGCCCGGCCGGCGGGGAAGCAGCCAGGCCCCCGCGGCACCCCCGGCTCGCACAGCCCAGCccgggtggctggccctgcccccggCTCGCGGAGGGGTCCCGGTCCCGGGGTGTCCCCTTCCCTGGCTCAGACGGGCTCCCACCGCTCGGCCGCTCTCGGACGCTTCTGTTGCCTGGCaacaagcccccccccccagcttgggCTGGCGGAAGGGACAAACGCGAACCGAtgtgctggccccgcccctctgccTGCAGGCCACGCCCGCAGGCCCAGCTTGCCCCTGCCCAGGCCATGACCAGTGCACCCCAGGCTCAGCTCCCTGCTATGTGGGGGCCCTGGCTCGCCTCCCATCCGTGGCCAGCCTGCAGCGTGGTACCCAGGCCCGGtctcagctgtgtggggggcctggctcgCCTCCCATCCGTGGCCAGCCTGCAGCGTGGTACCCAGGCCCGGTCTCAGCTGTGTGGGGGCCCTGGCTCGCCTCCCATCCGTGGCCAGCCTGCAGCGTGGTACCCAGGCCCGGtctcagctgtgtggggggcctggctcgCCTCCCATCCGTGGCCAGCCTGCAGCGTGGTACCCAGGCCCGGTCTCAGCTGTGTGGGGGCCCTGGCTCGCCTCCCATCCGTGGCCAGCCTGCAGCGTGGTACCCAGACCCGGtctcagctgtgtggggggcctggctcgCCTCCCATCCGTGGCCAGCCTGCAGCGTGGTACCCAGGCCCGGtctcagctgtgtggggggcctggctcgCCTCCCATCCGTGGCCAGCCTGCAGCGTGTTACCCAGGCCCGGTCTCAGCTGTGTGAGGGCCCTGGCTCGCCTCCCATCCGTGGCCAGCCTGCAGCGTGGTACCCAGGCCCGGTCTCAGCTGTGTGGGGGCCCTGGCTCGCCTCCCATCCGTGGCCAGCCTGCAGCGTGGTACCCAGGCCCGGTCTCAGCTGTGTGGGGGCCCTGGCTCGCCTCCCATCCGTGGCCAGCCTGCAGCGTGGTACCCAGGCCCGGtctcagctgtgtggggggcctggctcgCCTCCCACGTGGGAGCGGTCTGATGGCAAGCCTGCTGCATTGCGCCCATGCCtcaggctctgctccctcccatcaGTGGGGCCTGCCTTAGTGCCACCACCCAAAGATGATGGGAGGCAGGAGTCTAACTGTCCCATGTCCAGTGTCCAGCCGAGCACTCTACAGGCTGCTCACAGTTTGCTCGGCTCTGTGGGCCCAGTGTTGTCCTCAGAACTACAAAATGTCTGGCCTGGGTTCTTGGAGGGGCTAGTTGCCTGGAAGACTGATGCTAGGCTGAGCCTGGCTATACTGAGAGGACTAAGGGCCACAGGAAGGCCCCGAGTTCAGGGCTGTAGCTGGGGAAAGCCCACGTGGAGGAGGTTCAGTGTGGCTGGTGGCTGATCAAGCTCATTAGTGGCAGGAACAAGGCTCCGCTGCTGCTTTGTCCCAAGTCCCTGACGTTGAGACACAGGAAAATGTTACCTGTATGCCCTCTGTCCAAACCTGTTTGCTTTGGTCCTCAGCCTGGTGGCAGCTGTCACTGTCCCCTTGTTCTGGGGGCTGAGTAAGAGTGGGCTGTCTGGGCTAGAAACTCTGCCCCCACTCCAATTTCCCACTGTTGCCATCACCACGCCATGTCCACTGTTGGCAGGGACAATGGCAGCACTGCCACCGGTGTCCGatcccccccactccctgcaatcCTACAATCCCCATTGGTCTCCTGTTTGCTCAGTGACATAAGGAGGAAGCTTGTCTCTCTAATTTAAATCTCTCTCTAGCACACTAACCTGGCCATGTGATTTGACTTCCTAACAGCTTTCCCGTTATCTCCAGCGGAAATTGCTGCTCTTTGGCTGCTGCTCATGCTCAGGGTGGCttctgcagaaggtggggggtgaATGGGGAATATGAGAGAACCAGAGAAGCAAAGCTGGTCTTCCAGTGACAAATCAGAGGGGCCTGGGAGCAGGAactttcctgctctgtccagacctTCCTGCTCCCAGAGAACACCTAGGGGAGGCAAATTGCTTAGGCTTCTGCCTTGGCAATAAAATATCACCGACCCCTTTGGGTGGGGATTTACCTTTCAGTCCAAAAGGGAAAGAGTGGGTGTACGATACCACCGAGAGGTCAGATCTGCAGACTGCCCCTTTCTTCAGCCCCATTTCCAGTTTGGTTTGGCTTGGCTCTGCTTCTCTAATTAAATGGCACACACAAagacaagcaggcctgtagcatcttga includes:
- the LOC142001579 gene encoding sperm surface protein Sp17-like isoform X1, giving the protein MSVPFSNTPLRVPRGFASLLEGLARAVLRAQPEHIAAFAAAHFEELLQQRAQSRFDPAEWGAKLDDRFYNNKAFEEAVSLQEEVKESKTDPMELEGACTKLDEDILDIPLDDPDANAAAAKIQASFRGHMTRKKIKGGEMERKSKDPECASSTRAGDLRNGD
- the LOC142001579 gene encoding sperm surface protein Sp17-like isoform X2 encodes the protein MSVPFSNTPLRVPRGFASLLEGLARAVLRAQPEHIAAFAAAHFEELLQQRAQSRFDPAEWGAKLDDRFYNNKAFEEAVSLQEEVKESKTDPMELELDKGGVYKTSTHEIEDKAATKIQATYRGYRVRETMRRMKELAQDAMSPREEI